The sequence below is a genomic window from Candidatus Kryptonium sp..
TCGAAGCGGCGCGCTGCCTGGGGATCAGCCAGACGGCGATCATGTTCCGCCACATTCTACCGAACGCCATCAGCCCGATTATCGTTGCCGCCACGCTGGAGATCGGCAGCGCGATCATCGCCGAGTCGACCCTCTCGTTCCTCGGCGTCGGCTTCCCGCCCGACACGCCGACCTGGGGGCGCCTGGTGACCGATGGCAGTCAGTACCTGCAGGCGGCGCCGTGGCTGGCGCTCATTCCAGGCGCGCTGATCTTCCTCACCGTGTTGAGCATCAACTTCATGGGCGATGGGCTGCGCGAT
It includes:
- a CDS encoding ABC transporter permease yields the protein EAARCLGISQTAIMFRHILPNAISPIIVAATLEIGSAIIAESTLSFLGVGFPPDTPTWGRLVTDGSQYLQAAPWLALIPGALIFLTVLSINFMGDGLRDALDPRSRL